CCTGCCATAAGTTGACAGTACTTCGCTAATTACTTTTTGCGCATCCTCTCCTTTGCTCAGGTCAGCAGGAATAAAATAAAGGTCTGCATCTGGCTGTTCGGATTTGTTCCTCGCGGTAATAACTACTGTTGCACCAGCGGCCTTTAAGCGTTCTGCGATTGCTTTTCCCGCACCCTTTGTGCCTCCTGTTACTAAGGCTATTTTACCGGATAATTCATTGCTGTAATTGAATTGCTGTTCCATTTTTTTTGTTTGTAGCACAAATCTCGATAGTACGCGGATAGCAAACAATTACGGGCTTACGAATCAAATAGGGATAAATTTATCCGTAATGATCCCTTATTGGGTTTGCCGTATATTCGTATTTATGTACATAAAAAAGACTACTCCGACGCTCAATTGCGGACTTGATCTTGTTGGTGAAGTATTGTATGGCAAATGGAAGATCCGTATTCTTTGGTTCATCCATATAGGCAACTTGCGGCCAAGTGAACTTCAGCGGAAAATTCCGAATGTAACAAGACGGGTGCTGAATGTGCAACTGAAGGAACTTGAAGATCATGAATTGGTTACTAAAACGATCTTTCCGGTATTGCCTCCAAAGGTGGAATACCGTCTTACAGACTTCGGTGAATCTCTCATCCCCTTGATTCAATCCATTGGTCTTTGGGGCGATGAGCACCAGGAGCGGCTACGCAGGGTTATTTTGAAGCACGATGGGCAATCATCAGGTGAACTTGATAATACTTATGTGGAAGATACGCCCGTTCGCGAGGCTTTGTCTCGTTAACAAGCTAACGATTCAATGGAGAAATAACTGCTACCCTACCATCAAGACATTGCCGCACATATGCCAAGCCCTCTGGTGTTAGATTTCCAACCACAGTAAATGGAGCCCGATCTGACCTCTTCTTCAATAAATCATCTGCAAAATAATTATTGTCATATGTAATCTGCCAGCGATCACCATTTTCATTCAGAGTCTCAAAAACTTCAACTTTGTTCTAAATTTTTACTGTGAGGCACTTAGGAGATATAACGACCAAAGAAGACCTGCAAAAACTGATATTTCCTGAAGGAATTGTTTATGATTGGGAAAAGAACGCATTTCGGACAAGTTCTATGAACGTCGTTTTTCACCTAATTGCTAGTTTCGCAAAACCTAATGAGAATAACGAAAAAAGGGACAATTTATCTATCTGATAAATTGTCCCTTTAGCGGACTGTAGATTACAACTTTCGAACCGGTTTATGGAGGAACTCAATGAGATTGCAGATTTTCACAATAAGTATTTGATGAAGTTTCAAAAGGAAAGGTGAAAAAGACATATGTGTCGGTGATCGGGATTGGGTTCGAACAAAAAAGCCTTTTTAAACTTTCTATTGGATGAATTTATAAATGAATATTGGGTTAACGATGATCAATCCGTTAAATGAACTATATGTGGGTAAAAGCTGCTAAGAATAATGTGTATTTCCGCAATATGCACACAAAAAACGCAATAGATAGTCTTTGAATTACAAATCTTTTTTTAAAAATAGAATACATTCGTATTATACGGCAATACTAACGTTTCCCGTTATTGTATAGCGACATTCTACTATGATTACAGAAGGACAAATTCTTGCAAAACTTGACGATTATAAATTAGGCTACTACTGCCAGTTTGTAGAGTTAGGGCATGTGTATTCTTACCTTATTGATAGCAGACTTAATATTTTCAAAGGTGACAATGACAGCTGGGCTATTGCAGCCGAACGATTAGGTTATAACCCGCGAGGTAGTGGCATTACGCTTGACATATGTTTTTTCGGAAATTGCCTTACAAACCTGGAACATTACAACGGGCAAGACACAAACTATTACACTGTTTCCCCGATTGAATGGAATGACTTCAACGATACAGTTGACGGCGAAGTTCTAAAACCCGACGCAAAATTTTGGACTATTAGAGGTATACAAATTGAACTCTCACACAAAAAGCAAGATTATCTTAATGCTGGAATTGAACTTAATGAATATGAACCGGATGAAATTTCGCTAGAAGAAGTTGGCAGATTACTGATAACAAAACATCGTAACTTATTTAGAGCAACTGACGAGGAACTTTATAAATCAATCCCAAACAGTCTCAAGAAAATATTGGTAATAGACGAATGGTATCATCGTGACTTCACTGAAATTGTTCAGCCGACAATGAGTGACGAACAATTGCGGTCAACTTATGACTTCAACAAAAATCTTGCTGGTGGAGAATATCCATTAAATTATGAAACGTTTGCTTCTATGTTCAGGCAACAAGAAAAATTAACAAGTAAGTACAATCAAAATCAATATCAGGACAACCGGCCAAGTTCTTATGAAACTTGGCAATTGATTGCTAAGGTTATTGCAACTGGTGATACAACTTTATATAAACCGACATTGAAACCTAATACTCATTGGAAAAATTGGCCAGACTCAGGAAGTCTGTAAAGACAAACGACAGCAGGCAACAGGCAGTTTTGCATCAGCAAGGGGCGACGAATAAATACCCATCTTAGTGTTACTATCAACGGTAGTGCAGGTTCGACGGATAAATCCCTGCTTCCGTTCTTAATATTTAAACTTCAAAAAGTCAGGTATCCGTTCCGGGCGGATAGAATTCTGATTCTCACCAACGGCAATATCCATCCGTTGGCAGTCTCACTAATTGTTTATACCATTTCGAAGTCTATAATTAACTAATAATCAGTCATTTATTTATAACGAATCAAACTTGTCAAAATATTTCGAACGCAAAAACGCCTTCAAATCAAAGACTTGAAGGCGTTCCTTTATTTCAGCGGAGAGGAAGGGATTCGAACCCTTGATAGGATTTCTCCTATACACACTTTCCAGGCGTGCCAGTTCAACCACTCCTGCACCTCTCCGGGAAGGGGTGCAAAAATAAGGTTTCCCTGATTACCCCCCGAATATTTTTTCTGCATTTTTTGAAGTGATCCTGGCCACTGTCTCCGGATCAGTGTTTTTCACTTCCGCCAGTTTATCAATTACATACTTCAGGTAACTGGGCTCATTCCTTTTGCCACGGAAAGGAACGGGTGTAAGATAAGGAGCATCCGTTTCCAGCACCATATGTTCAAGATCGATATTCGCCAGTGCTTCTGCCAGGCCAGCATTCTTATAAGTAAGCACACCGCCGATGCCCAGGTAAAATCCAAGATCCACTATCTGCTGCGCCTGTTCGGCTGAACCTGTAAAACAATGGAAGATGCCACGCAGTTTACCGAACTGGTGCTCCCGCACAATCTGAATGGTATCATCCATCGCATTCCTGCAATGGATCACGATAGGAAGTTCATACTGCAATGCCCATTCGATCTGTTGATGGAAAGCCTCAACCTGTTCCTTCAGAAATTTATCGCTCCAGTAATAGTCCAGTCCGATCTCTCCTACCGCGGCAAATTTCCTTTTGGCCAGCCATTCCTCCACCAGTGCGAGCTCCTTCTTATAATCAGCTTCCACTGAACAGGGATGAAGCCCCATCATGGCGAAACATTTTCCGGGATAATCCGCTTCCACTTTCAGCATCTGTTCCAGGCTCTCACTGTCAATAGCGGGTAGGTAAAATTTAGTCACACCCTCTGCAGCCGCACGCTCCATCACTGCCGGAAGGTCGGACAAAAAGCTGTTCACGTATAAATGGGTGTGAGTATCAGTAATTTGTATGTTCATAAGAAGTCAAAATTCACAAAAAAATCGAAAACGGGAAAAACTCAGAAGCGGTCACCCGCAGACATATAAGAATTATGTATGAGATAATAAAACTCCATATAAAAAAATAATTCGCCATTTAATTTTAAAAAATTGATTTCCGACAATGTGACGGAAAATGACGGTCCGCGCAAAATTGCGACCCCGTTAAATTACTTTGGTTAAATCAAAAAAGTTTATACCTTTAATCCAGTTTTCATAGGGTACGGATTAAAAACGGGCCAGGGTTTCTACCCCGGCCCAACTTATTTATAGTCCTTCTCAATCAGCAAAATCTCACGCTGATCCGACAAATTTTCAGGCCATTAAAAAAAAATTAAACTTTAACTAACAACTGTTTCGCCATCGTTAGAGGCAGGGATTGTTTCGAAACGGAAACCCTGTTCTGAAAAATAGTGCAACACTTTCGGGAGCGCTTCACGCATTCGGGGAAATGCCTTCTCACTGTCGTGGAATACTACAATGGAACCAGGCTCTGCCTTTGCGGTTACATTGAACGCACAGCGATCGGCAGTGATGCGCTTATCAAAATCCGCACTTAGCACATCCCACATGATCACTCTGAATTTTCTGCCGGCCTGCTTATAGGTATCGGTGCCGG
This portion of the Pseudobacter ginsenosidimutans genome encodes:
- a CDS encoding winged helix-turn-helix transcriptional regulator; translation: MYIKKTTPTLNCGLDLVGEVLYGKWKIRILWFIHIGNLRPSELQRKIPNVTRRVLNVQLKELEDHELVTKTIFPVLPPKVEYRLTDFGESLIPLIQSIGLWGDEHQERLRRVILKHDGQSSGELDNTYVEDTPVREALSR
- a CDS encoding TatD family hydrolase → MNIQITDTHTHLYVNSFLSDLPAVMERAAAEGVTKFYLPAIDSESLEQMLKVEADYPGKCFAMMGLHPCSVEADYKKELALVEEWLAKRKFAAVGEIGLDYYWSDKFLKEQVEAFHQQIEWALQYELPIVIHCRNAMDDTIQIVREHQFGKLRGIFHCFTGSAEQAQQIVDLGFYLGIGGVLTYKNAGLAEALANIDLEHMVLETDAPYLTPVPFRGKRNEPSYLKYVIDKLAEVKNTDPETVARITSKNAEKIFGG
- a CDS encoding DUF7003 family protein, whose product is MITEGQILAKLDDYKLGYYCQFVELGHVYSYLIDSRLNIFKGDNDSWAIAAERLGYNPRGSGITLDICFFGNCLTNLEHYNGQDTNYYTVSPIEWNDFNDTVDGEVLKPDAKFWTIRGIQIELSHKKQDYLNAGIELNEYEPDEISLEEVGRLLITKHRNLFRATDEELYKSIPNSLKKILVIDEWYHRDFTEIVQPTMSDEQLRSTYDFNKNLAGGEYPLNYETFASMFRQQEKLTSKYNQNQYQDNRPSSYETWQLIAKVIATGDTTLYKPTLKPNTHWKNWPDSGSL